The following are encoded in a window of Parambassis ranga chromosome 15, fParRan2.1, whole genome shotgun sequence genomic DNA:
- the fgfbp3 gene encoding fibroblast growth factor-binding protein 2 yields the protein MSVLPCSFLFLLLVCLSVLSEGKRQPGQEKPEKPRQPPPSPQPAKRPRNRSVPGSGELTTKEGHRCTWQTSGESLVNLVVNCSIEAQGDLQRYWCRYAGKPDLCQAYGVKSSQYWKQLVGKLKKRQNACEGEKVLKAKTCKKAPAEAHMKLAQRSGEEEKKGGKKKVAVEAGKSSDGGKAEKKKKKEEDEEEEKKKRLERTGFEEDGVVNDMEPVQSYCSEGWHSVCSFFVSFFEG from the exons ATGAGTGTCCTGCCATgcagcttcctcttcctcctgctcgtCTGCCTCTCAGTCTTGTCTGAGGGCAAACGGCAGCCTGGCCAGGAAAAACCTGAGAAACCCCGCCAGCCTCCACCGTCACCTCAACCTGCCAAGAGACCCAGAAACCGCTCAGTTCCCGGATCCGGAGAGCTGACCACCAAGGAGGGCCATCGCTGCACCTGGCAGACGTCTGGTGAAAGCCTGGTGAACCTGGTGGTGAATTGCAGCATTGAAGCACAAGGAGACCTGCAGAG GTATTGGTGCCGTTATGCCGGTAAACCAGACCTATGTCAGGCCTATGGAGTGAAGTCCAGCCAGTACTGGAAGCAGCTGGTAGGAAAGCTGAAGAAAAGGCAGAATGCCTGCGAGGGAGAAAAAGTCCTGAAGGCCAAAACCTGTAAGAAGGCGCCGGCTGAGGCCCACATGAAGCTCGCCCAGCGCAgcggagaggaagagaagaagggaGGGAAAAAGAAAGTGGCAGTAGAAGCTGGGAAGAGCTCAGACGGAGGGAaggcagagaaaaagaagaagaaggaggaggatgaggaagaggagaagaagaagaggttgGAGAGGACTGGGTTTGAGGAGGATGGAGTGGTGAATGACATGGAGCCAGTGCAGAGTTACTGCAGTGAGGGATGGCACTCTGTCTGCTCCTTCTTTGTCAGTTTTTTCGAAGGTTAA